In Lacrimispora indolis DSM 755, a genomic segment contains:
- a CDS encoding Gfo/Idh/MocA family protein, producing the protein MQKSDGMNYAPQGKTKPVVKPGEFMFAVTALKHGHIYGMTNGLVEAGATLKYVYDDDPKLLEDYCRTYPQAIRAESLDQILTDPDIQLVAAAAIPCDRASLGFKVMEAGKDYFTDKSPFTTLEQIDLARSKVKSTGQKYMVYFSERLHVESAVYAGQLIKDGVIGDILQVMGMGPHRLNAPSRPQWFFQKEKYGGILCDIGSHQIEQYLYFSGSTDAQVVRSQVANHNHPEYPEFEDFGEVMLVGSNGSSNYFRVDWFTPDGLGSWGDGRLFILGTKGYIELRKYINVGVDNRSDHVFYVTGEKEHYVNVSGKVGYPFFGELILDCINRTEIAMTQEHAFKAAELCIKAQMAAEKIR; encoded by the coding sequence ATGCAAAAAAGTGATGGCATGAACTATGCCCCTCAAGGAAAAACAAAACCCGTTGTTAAACCAGGTGAATTTATGTTTGCGGTTACCGCCTTAAAACATGGACATATCTATGGAATGACCAACGGTCTTGTAGAGGCTGGAGCGACTCTGAAATATGTGTATGACGACGACCCCAAGCTCTTAGAAGATTATTGCCGTACATATCCCCAGGCTATTCGGGCAGAGAGCCTGGATCAGATCCTTACGGACCCGGACATCCAGTTGGTAGCCGCTGCTGCAATTCCCTGCGACCGGGCTTCTTTAGGTTTTAAGGTAATGGAGGCCGGCAAGGATTATTTTACCGACAAATCTCCTTTTACCACACTGGAGCAGATTGATTTAGCCAGAAGCAAGGTAAAATCCACGGGTCAGAAATACATGGTATATTTCAGCGAACGCCTTCATGTGGAAAGCGCCGTATATGCCGGCCAATTAATCAAAGACGGGGTCATAGGCGATATCCTGCAGGTTATGGGTATGGGCCCTCACCGCTTAAATGCACCGTCCCGTCCACAATGGTTTTTCCAGAAGGAGAAATACGGCGGAATTCTCTGCGACATCGGCAGTCATCAGATTGAACAATATCTGTATTTCAGCGGTTCCACCGATGCACAAGTAGTACGCAGCCAGGTGGCTAACCATAACCATCCGGAATATCCGGAATTTGAGGATTTTGGCGAAGTCATGTTAGTAGGCAGCAACGGTTCCAGCAACTACTTCCGGGTAGACTGGTTTACCCCTGACGGACTGGGCTCCTGGGGCGACGGAAGACTTTTTATACTGGGAACCAAAGGGTACATTGAACTTCGTAAATATATCAATGTGGGAGTTGACAACCGTTCCGATCATGTATTCTACGTTACCGGAGAAAAAGAACATTATGTAAATGTCAGCGGGAAAGTAGGCTACCCCTTCTTTGGCGAACTGATCCTGGACTGTATAAACCGGACAGAAATTGCCATGACACAGGAACATGCTTTTAAAGCCGCAGAATTGTGTATTAAGGCTCAGATGGCCGCAGAAAAAATAAGATAA
- a CDS encoding LacI family DNA-binding transcriptional regulator — MNRKKTNSRYVTIRDVAEMAGTSIATVSYVLNDSKDRYISDELRERVLNAAADLNYVKSGLASSLKGKQRGILAVLTPQYENPFFMSMFIAIEKIANQYGYVLSTCNTFDDPKHEKEVLERMLTIRADGYLVIPTVEGGKNMSILMDNNLPFVAIERPLAKTEQYHYVSSDNFEVGFRITEHLIQKGHRHIGMIYWDTAITNVYERVSGYKEALRQAGVSFDQTLVKKGDLKEGTGMRLTKELLENSQVTAVIYGQYLLAEDGITYLRKQKVKIPEEISVAMVGNPAWARMEEITRIAQAGTRMGEVAARILLDQLEGKTMPGEYIRQIVESDLYEGGTVSQLN; from the coding sequence ATGAATAGAAAAAAGACTAATTCCCGTTATGTTACTATACGGGATGTTGCAGAAATGGCGGGAACCTCCATTGCCACCGTTTCATATGTGCTCAATGATTCGAAAGACCGGTACATCAGTGATGAACTGAGAGAACGGGTCTTAAACGCGGCGGCGGATTTGAATTATGTTAAGAGCGGGCTGGCCAGCAGCTTGAAAGGAAAGCAAAGGGGAATCCTGGCGGTACTGACACCCCAGTATGAGAATCCATTTTTTATGAGTATGTTTATTGCAATAGAGAAAATTGCGAATCAGTATGGTTATGTATTGTCAACCTGCAATACCTTTGATGATCCAAAGCATGAAAAAGAAGTTTTAGAACGTATGCTGACAATCCGGGCAGATGGATATCTGGTGATTCCTACTGTGGAAGGGGGAAAAAATATGTCCATCTTGATGGATAATAACCTTCCTTTTGTAGCAATAGAGCGTCCGTTGGCAAAAACGGAGCAATATCATTATGTAAGCAGCGATAACTTTGAAGTCGGTTTCCGGATTACGGAGCATTTGATACAAAAGGGACACCGACATATTGGCATGATTTATTGGGATACGGCCATTACAAACGTTTACGAACGGGTGAGCGGATATAAAGAAGCGCTGAGACAGGCTGGAGTTTCCTTTGACCAGACATTGGTAAAGAAGGGCGATCTGAAAGAAGGAACCGGAATGAGACTGACCAAAGAGCTATTGGAAAACAGCCAGGTCACTGCTGTTATATATGGTCAGTATTTACTTGCGGAAGATGGAATTACTTATCTTCGAAAGCAGAAGGTGAAGATACCGGAAGAAATTTCTGTTGCCATGGTAGGAAATCCGGCATGGGCGCGGATGGAAGAGATTACAAGGATTGCCCAGGCTGGAACCAGGATGGGTGAGGTGGCTGCAAGAATCCTACTTGATCAACTGGAGGGAAAGACTATGCCAGGAGAATATATCAGACAAATTGTGGAATCGGATTTGTATGAAGGAGGAACTGTAAGTCAGCTGAATTAG
- a CDS encoding tripartite tricarboxylate transporter substrate binding protein: MMRKNKRTLILLGVALTFAAGLTGCSGGGKATTAALAENQSTAADQETGETEQAKSKSDYPTKDITVIVPWNPGGGTDLTVRALVEEMSGDLGKRMTVTNMPGASGSVGMQDVYDSPKDGYKVLGHGMMAFTNSQVMGLVDTSYKKWVVWDAAFSPNVIAVKKDSPYKTIEDLIAAMKENPGKITASSAGVGTGGHIGASVFAQGVGAEFTHIPYEGGNPAIIAALSGEVDFTAQLSMEMIDMIRSGDLIGLACLSDEDLVIDGPSGKITIPSIKSVAPEMEEILPLGESFGIMVPEETPEDVIEALDSAYKNAVESESFKKLADDKGMIVFGYDVVDTSEYLDKLASIVCWTLYDIGSAKISPDTVGIPRP; this comes from the coding sequence ATGATGAGAAAGAACAAAAGAACTTTGATTTTACTGGGAGTGGCACTGACTTTTGCAGCTGGTCTTACCGGTTGCAGCGGCGGGGGAAAAGCAACAACTGCGGCACTGGCCGAGAACCAGTCAACAGCGGCTGACCAGGAGACCGGTGAAACCGAACAAGCCAAATCCAAAAGTGACTATCCGACAAAAGATATCACGGTTATTGTCCCGTGGAATCCAGGTGGCGGTACCGATCTGACTGTTCGTGCTCTGGTGGAGGAAATGAGCGGCGACCTTGGTAAACGTATGACAGTAACCAACATGCCTGGCGCCAGCGGCTCGGTTGGAATGCAGGATGTCTATGATTCGCCTAAGGATGGATATAAGGTCTTGGGTCATGGTATGATGGCATTTACCAATTCTCAGGTTATGGGACTGGTGGACACAAGCTATAAGAAATGGGTAGTATGGGATGCTGCATTTTCTCCCAACGTAATTGCCGTTAAAAAAGATTCTCCTTATAAGACCATTGAAGATCTCATTGCGGCTATGAAGGAAAACCCAGGTAAAATCACTGCCAGCAGCGCTGGCGTGGGAACTGGCGGACATATCGGAGCATCCGTATTTGCACAGGGAGTCGGTGCTGAGTTCACTCACATACCTTATGAAGGCGGTAACCCGGCAATTATCGCTGCATTGTCTGGAGAAGTAGATTTTACGGCACAGCTTTCTATGGAAATGATTGATATGATCCGTTCCGGAGACCTGATTGGCCTGGCTTGTTTGAGCGATGAGGATCTGGTGATTGATGGTCCTTCCGGAAAAATCACCATTCCGTCCATTAAGTCTGTGGCACCGGAAATGGAGGAAATTCTTCCGCTTGGAGAGTCTTTTGGCATCATGGTACCAGAGGAAACACCAGAAGATGTGATCGAAGCACTGGATAGTGCTTATAAGAATGCTGTTGAGTCTGAATCATTTAAGAAGCTGGCAGATGATAAGGGGATGATCGTATTTGGATATGATGTGGTTGATACTTCTGAATATCTTGATAAACTGGCGTCCATTGTATGCTGGACTTTATATGACATCGGCAGTGCTAAAATTTCTCCAGATACGGTAGGTATTCCAAGACCATAA
- a CDS encoding tripartite tricarboxylate transporter TctB family protein, translating into MGDKKYIDFFSAVVTGLLSIYVIIDSIRMYLDAGEKMYYSPAFFPLILGAGLFICAGILMSRSLKGIGISVTMAQVKKSAVRVVRSETVKKALIGLCIMGIYVFALLPMLGFVISTLIFIVAMMMYMKVGSLIKIVLIAVIIVGAVYVTFQMAFGVLLP; encoded by the coding sequence ATGGGAGATAAAAAATATATTGATTTTTTTAGTGCGGTGGTGACAGGACTATTATCGATTTATGTCATCATAGACAGTATTCGTATGTATCTGGATGCAGGCGAGAAAATGTATTATTCGCCAGCATTTTTCCCCTTAATTCTGGGTGCGGGACTATTCATCTGTGCTGGGATTCTTATGAGCAGAAGCCTGAAAGGTATTGGTATTTCTGTTACCATGGCTCAAGTGAAAAAAAGTGCTGTAAGAGTTGTCCGTTCTGAAACCGTTAAAAAGGCTTTGATCGGGCTTTGTATTATGGGAATTTATGTTTTTGCATTACTTCCCATGCTGGGTTTTGTCATATCCACACTGATCTTTATTGTAGCTATGATGATGTATATGAAAGTAGGCAGTCTTATAAAGATTGTATTGATTGCTGTTATAATTGTTGGGGCAGTTTATGTTACATTTCAGATGGCATTTGGCGTACTTTTACCATAG
- a CDS encoding tripartite tricarboxylate transporter permease, whose translation MAVNYLLQALQIVMSPVNFLTLIVSVFFGLIVGMLPGLTSTMAVALLTGLTFSLSKETAIVSLIGVYVGSISGGCQSAILLNIPGTPASAATAMDGHPLSKQGKAGLAIFTATAASALGTILSVICVLTLTPFLSGVGLKFQTYEFFLLALFGIVICGNLASNGDPLKGWMAGFMGLLVAQVGLDTVGAYPRFSFGILNLKAGLQLIPMMIALFGFPEILRSFQKDEGSILEMTKLDIKEGLLLIKKNIAAIVRSSLIGVFVGIVPGVGEDIGGWLSYWATRTLSKEPEKFGKGAYEGVISAESGNNACVGGAVIPVLSLAVPGSTSAAVLLAAFWLHGYRPGPLLMSETPEFLYQIAIYLLVSSIAMFFLALLVSKITVKILSLKKETLMPAIFVFCVLGSYVIRGNFFDIKVMFIFGIIGFLLSYAKFPAAPFLLGLVLGNMADSNLRRGLKLSNGGLLPYVTRPICLFFVIVITCLILSQFGVFNKLKKRKYNHERTE comes from the coding sequence ATGGCAGTAAATTATTTATTACAGGCATTGCAGATTGTTATGAGTCCAGTTAATTTTCTTACATTAATTGTATCTGTTTTTTTTGGCTTAATCGTTGGTATGCTTCCAGGACTGACCTCTACCATGGCAGTAGCGCTGCTTACTGGTCTGACGTTTAGCTTATCAAAGGAGACGGCGATTGTTTCCTTAATAGGAGTTTATGTAGGATCTATCTCAGGCGGCTGTCAATCCGCAATATTACTTAATATTCCGGGAACTCCGGCCTCTGCGGCAACTGCAATGGACGGACATCCGTTAAGTAAGCAGGGAAAAGCAGGTCTGGCTATTTTTACAGCGACAGCAGCATCTGCATTGGGAACGATTTTAAGTGTTATCTGTGTTTTGACCTTGACCCCATTTCTTAGCGGCGTCGGATTGAAGTTCCAGACCTACGAGTTTTTTCTTCTGGCACTTTTTGGTATTGTGATCTGTGGCAATCTGGCTTCCAACGGGGATCCGCTGAAAGGCTGGATGGCTGGTTTTATGGGACTGCTGGTGGCTCAAGTCGGTCTGGATACGGTAGGAGCTTATCCGCGTTTTTCTTTTGGGATACTGAATCTGAAGGCTGGACTACAGCTGATTCCTATGATGATAGCATTGTTTGGTTTTCCGGAAATTCTCCGTTCCTTCCAAAAGGATGAGGGAAGTATTCTGGAGATGACGAAACTGGACATCAAGGAAGGTCTATTGTTGATTAAAAAGAATATTGCAGCTATCGTAAGGTCTTCTTTAATTGGAGTATTTGTAGGAATTGTTCCGGGAGTTGGGGAAGATATCGGCGGATGGCTTTCTTATTGGGCAACCAGGACTTTGAGCAAGGAACCTGAAAAGTTTGGAAAGGGTGCCTATGAAGGCGTTATATCAGCGGAGTCAGGTAACAATGCCTGCGTAGGAGGTGCGGTTATACCGGTACTTTCTCTGGCAGTACCTGGAAGTACTTCGGCTGCGGTTCTGCTTGCAGCATTCTGGCTGCACGGGTACCGTCCGGGTCCGCTTCTAATGTCTGAAACACCGGAGTTTTTATATCAGATCGCCATTTATTTGCTTGTTTCCTCAATCGCGATGTTCTTTTTGGCATTGCTGGTATCAAAGATAACTGTTAAGATTTTGTCATTGAAAAAAGAGACACTGATGCCGGCCATTTTTGTATTCTGTGTCCTCGGCTCCTATGTAATCCGTGGAAATTTCTTTGATATTAAGGTTATGTTTATATTTGGAATTATTGGCTTTTTACTTAGTTATGCCAAGTTCCCGGCAGCTCCGTTCTTACTGGGGCTGGTGCTTGGAAATATGGCTGATTCCAATTTAAGACGAGGGCTTAAGTTAAGTAATGGAGGTTTGCTCCCTTATGTAACCAGACCTATTTGCTTATTTTTTGTTATCGTGATTACCTGCTTAATATTGTCGCAGTTTGGGGTGTTTAATAAATTAAAAAAACGCAAATATAATCATGAGAGGACGGAATGA
- a CDS encoding Gfo/Idh/MocA family protein — translation MSLKKVVVGMIGCGFASGLHMNGYEKIYGMQVVIKAVASNGPASQTEQFVKRYNIAAVYEDYKDMLKDEEIDVIDICTPPFLHEEMVINSLKAGKHVICEKPLTGYFDEGDQVDYVGLSVPKAKMYEKVRERIERIREVVENSDRYFMYAENWVYASAVQKSLEIIRSRKDKILFMQAEESHNGSHAFHAANWKYTGGGALIRQGCHPISGVLFLKQEEAKARGEQFGIRSVLADVGVCTKALKKEERRYIDADPVDVEDIANLTITFTDGTKAHVVSTDILVGGMKNSLEIYTNSSVHRCNISQCNDLEVYHEDDSGLEDVYFSEKLGNKQGWQNVGLNEELTRGYLGELQDFMECVLYGRKPLSDFSVAYYTAQVMYAAYQSGEEKRLIVLEE, via the coding sequence ATGAGTTTGAAAAAAGTAGTAGTGGGAATGATTGGTTGCGGATTTGCTTCAGGATTGCATATGAACGGTTATGAAAAGATCTATGGAATGCAGGTGGTGATTAAGGCGGTTGCCAGCAATGGTCCGGCCAGCCAGACGGAGCAGTTTGTTAAGCGATATAACATTGCGGCTGTGTATGAAGATTATAAAGACATGTTAAAAGATGAAGAGATTGATGTTATTGATATCTGCACACCTCCATTTTTACATGAAGAAATGGTTATTAATTCTTTAAAGGCAGGAAAGCATGTTATCTGTGAAAAGCCGTTAACCGGCTATTTTGACGAAGGGGACCAGGTAGATTATGTAGGTCTTTCTGTTCCAAAAGCCAAGATGTACGAAAAGGTAAGGGAACGGATTGAACGGATACGGGAGGTTGTGGAAAACAGTGACCGCTATTTTATGTATGCGGAGAACTGGGTATATGCTTCTGCGGTGCAAAAGAGTCTGGAGATCATACGTTCCCGCAAAGATAAAATCTTATTCATGCAGGCTGAGGAGAGCCACAATGGCTCTCATGCCTTTCATGCTGCCAACTGGAAGTATACCGGAGGCGGTGCTTTGATCAGGCAGGGATGCCATCCGATTTCGGGTGTTCTGTTTTTAAAACAGGAGGAAGCAAAAGCCAGAGGCGAGCAGTTTGGCATCCGGTCCGTGCTGGCTGATGTAGGTGTATGCACTAAGGCGCTAAAGAAGGAAGAACGTAGATATATTGATGCGGATCCGGTGGATGTAGAGGATATTGCAAACTTGACTATTACTTTTACAGATGGAACAAAGGCCCATGTAGTATCTACGGATATTTTGGTGGGCGGAATGAAAAACTCCCTGGAAATTTATACTAACAGTTCTGTGCATCGCTGTAATATCAGTCAGTGCAATGATTTAGAAGTATATCATGAAGATGATAGTGGTTTGGAAGATGTGTATTTTTCGGAAAAGTTAGGAAATAAACAGGGCTGGCAGAATGTTGGATTGAATGAAGAGCTGACAAGAGGGTACTTGGGTGAACTGCAGGATTTTATGGAGTGTGTGCTATATGGAAGAAAACCTTTATCGGATTTTTCTGTGGCATATTATACCGCTCAAGTAATGTACGCAGCATATCAGTCAGGTGAAGAAAAGCGTTTAATTGTATTGGAAGAATAA